In the genome of Candidatus Omnitrophota bacterium, one region contains:
- a CDS encoding cation:proton antiporter, with protein MKNKKFFLITFGIICVILSCFPAMAEDKKGSSDLVSDMAMLMLQIGIVLFAAWGGGTLFKKFKLPEVLGEIVSGIFIGPYLLGALPLPSFPNGLFPLHPGLPISIELYSLSVIASIILLFLVGVETDVEMLFRFSVTGLVVGIGGVIISFLAGAFGGAIFMSYVLERPLDLLQPIPLFLGVISTATSVGITARVLSSNRKIDSPEGVTILSAAVIDDVLGIIAFAVVIGIIRSGHVVWRDISIISLKAIGIWLGFTVLGLTFSRQISSFLKKYFSDRSTMAVMSFALALLLAGIFEKSGLAMIIGAYVMGISLSKTDISFVIRENLDVLNKLFVPLFFCVMGMLIDLRELFHPAVIYFGLLYTLLAVIGKIAGCSIPSLFLNFTPRGALRIGVGMVPRGEVALIIAGIGLALGFIPHDVFSLAIIMTFITTLITPPVLDTLLRSDKPALRRSQQVKKGTETIKYTLPNPETTELILTKIVAAFESEGFFVHRITITDTLYQIRKNDIFFSMRQYPHELVFECSGDDTYLVHTVFYEVIAELEELIKNLESVSDKEKIARDIFGHTSSGSREKLNLYQIIKPLAVTTTLSGETKDEILAELVDLLVRAGELPMEKRDVVLKDLLEREATMSTGMQDGVALPHTKTMAVDHLISGVGVKKDGVEFDALDRKPAQIFVITLAPKANQEPYLQFMAEVTKVLINPEARKKILSCSTDKELFTTLTSST; from the coding sequence ATGAAAAATAAGAAATTTTTCCTGATAACATTCGGTATCATTTGCGTTATTCTTTCGTGTTTTCCCGCGATGGCCGAAGACAAAAAGGGGTCCTCTGACCTTGTTTCCGACATGGCCATGCTGATGCTCCAGATCGGTATAGTCCTTTTCGCGGCATGGGGAGGCGGCACCTTATTCAAAAAATTCAAGCTGCCGGAAGTGCTCGGGGAGATAGTATCCGGTATTTTCATAGGGCCATACCTTCTTGGGGCCCTGCCGCTTCCTTCGTTCCCCAACGGGTTGTTCCCCCTCCATCCGGGACTACCGATATCTATCGAGCTGTACAGCCTTTCGGTAATAGCCTCTATCATCCTCCTTTTCCTTGTAGGGGTGGAGACCGATGTCGAAATGCTTTTCCGTTTTTCCGTCACAGGCCTTGTCGTAGGCATCGGCGGCGTTATCATAAGCTTCCTGGCCGGCGCTTTTGGGGGCGCGATCTTCATGAGTTACGTACTTGAAAGGCCTCTGGACCTTTTACAGCCTATACCACTGTTCCTGGGAGTTATCTCGACAGCCACGTCCGTTGGCATTACCGCCAGGGTACTTTCCTCCAACCGGAAGATCGACTCCCCTGAAGGCGTGACCATCCTGTCGGCCGCGGTGATCGACGACGTTCTCGGTATAATAGCCTTCGCCGTGGTCATCGGCATTATCCGTAGCGGACACGTGGTGTGGCGTGACATATCGATAATATCGCTCAAGGCTATAGGGATCTGGTTAGGCTTCACCGTGCTGGGACTGACGTTCTCACGCCAGATCAGTTCCTTCCTGAAAAAATACTTCAGTGACAGGTCCACGATGGCCGTTATGAGTTTTGCCCTCGCACTTCTTCTGGCCGGCATATTCGAAAAATCCGGCCTTGCCATGATAATCGGGGCGTATGTTATGGGCATCTCCCTTTCAAAGACCGATATTTCTTTCGTAATAAGAGAAAATCTTGATGTTTTGAACAAGTTATTCGTACCGCTCTTTTTCTGTGTTATGGGTATGTTGATAGATCTGCGAGAGCTTTTCCACCCCGCTGTCATATATTTTGGTCTTCTCTATACGCTCTTGGCGGTCATCGGCAAGATAGCGGGTTGCAGCATACCATCCCTCTTCTTGAATTTCACCCCGCGTGGGGCCCTCAGAATAGGTGTCGGAATGGTACCCAGGGGCGAGGTGGCCCTTATCATCGCAGGTATAGGACTCGCGTTGGGCTTCATCCCCCACGACGTCTTCAGCCTGGCTATCATCATGACGTTCATAACCACGCTTATAACGCCTCCCGTCCTGGATACACTCTTGCGTTCGGACAAACCCGCCCTCCGGAGATCACAACAGGTCAAAAAAGGGACTGAAACGATAAAATACACTTTGCCTAACCCCGAGACCACGGAACTTATTCTCACCAAGATAGTCGCGGCGTTCGAAAGTGAGGGCTTTTTTGTCCATCGCATCACGATAACAGATACGCTTTACCAGATACGCAAGAACGACATCTTTTTCTCGATGAGGCAATATCCGCATGAACTGGTTTTTGAGTGTTCCGGGGATGATACATATCTCGTCCATACAGTATTTTACGAGGTCATAGCCGAACTCGAGGAGCTCATCAAGAATCTTGAGTCCGTTTCCGACAAGGAAAAGATAGCCCGGGATATCTTCGGCCATACGTCCTCGGGGTCCAGGGAAAAACTGAACCTTTACCAGATCATCAAACCCTTGGCGGTAACAACCACCCTGAGCGGCGAGACAAAGGATGAAATACTGGCGGAGCTGGTGGACCTACTTGTGCGGGCAGGCGAACTTCCGATGGAAAAACGTGATGTGGTCCTCAAGGACCTCCTGGAAAGAGAGGCTACCATGTCCACCGGGATGCAGGACGGCGTGGCTCTTCCACACACAAAGACAATGGCCGTCGACCACCTTATATCCGGCGTAGGCGTAAAAAAAGACGGGGTGGAATTCGACGCCCTTGACAGGAAGCCGGCACAGATATTCGTTATAACGCTCGCGCCGAAAGCGAACCAGGAACCATACCTTCAATTCATGGCCGAAGTGACCAAGGTCTTGATAAATCCGGAAGCCCGGAAAAAGATATTATCATGTTCCACGGATAAAGAACTCTTCACCACACTTACGTCCTCGACTTGA
- a CDS encoding STAS/SEC14 domain-containing protein: protein MGIKKVERGYSNVFGFEVTGKLAPSEVEAFLPEMEEAVRRAGKKLRLFADVTNMDGADLKSEWEVFGFLKEHMGDIELIAVIGAHSWTKVMSEILSGSVFVMAETLYFKPEEAENAWSWLHNAAHPSHMPVRRVISSDKGLFTKYGSPDYI, encoded by the coding sequence ATGGGAATTAAGAAGGTCGAACGCGGATACTCCAATGTATTCGGGTTCGAAGTTACCGGTAAGTTGGCACCTAGTGAGGTAGAAGCGTTCCTTCCTGAAATGGAAGAGGCGGTTCGACGGGCGGGAAAGAAGTTAAGGCTCTTCGCGGATGTCACGAATATGGACGGAGCGGACCTAAAGTCGGAATGGGAAGTCTTCGGGTTCCTAAAGGAACATATGGGCGATATAGAGCTTATCGCTGTCATAGGGGCCCATTCGTGGACAAAAGTGATGAGTGAGATACTTTCAGGGTCAGTATTCGTTATGGCCGAGACCTTGTATTTCAAGCCTGAAGAAGCGGAGAACGCCTGGTCATGGCTGCACAACGCGGCCCACCCAAGCCACATGCCCGTGAGAAGGGTTATCTCGAGCGACAAGGGTCTTTTTACCAAGTATGGTTCGCCTGATTATATCTGA
- a CDS encoding pyridoxal phosphate-dependent aminotransferase, with amino-acid sequence MDKKLDLKSPSVFIGKQGNGVISFGSGQPDLPPPKEAIEGIDIRKDLRYGLIQGELPLREALSREYADSTAENFVITNGASEALDLIFRAWGKGKVLLPRPYYYSYPPIIELAGMEPVYTDLVDGRIDIEDFKKKVKDCKAVLINSPSNPTGRVELIETLREIERITAQLGVYIISDEVYKDLIYERENYHLQGEHVITVNSFSKTYAMCGVRVGYLWSSDQKVADAVIELKTHTSMNTNLVGQDMALCAMAAPKEYIVKQQAIWRERRDLIYKGFCDLGFELWKPEGAFYILPKCKNAREFITTLYYEHNVIAYLGDWFGAPGHIRLSYALDSAQIEEGLSRIKTAMNKVGCL; translated from the coding sequence GTGGATAAAAAACTTGATCTTAAAAGCCCATCGGTGTTTATCGGCAAGCAGGGTAATGGAGTTATAAGTTTCGGTTCAGGCCAACCGGACCTGCCGCCGCCTAAAGAAGCCATAGAGGGCATTGACATAAGGAAGGATCTCAGGTACGGACTTATACAGGGGGAACTTCCATTGCGGGAAGCCCTGTCCAGGGAGTATGCCGATTCCACCGCGGAGAATTTCGTTATCACCAACGGGGCGTCTGAGGCGCTTGATCTTATCTTCAGGGCTTGGGGGAAAGGTAAGGTGCTTCTTCCAAGACCATATTACTATTCTTATCCGCCGATAATCGAACTTGCGGGAATGGAACCGGTATATACCGACCTCGTGGATGGCAGGATAGATATCGAGGATTTCAAGAAGAAGGTGAAAGATTGTAAGGCTGTTCTTATCAACTCACCCTCGAATCCCACGGGCCGTGTTGAACTTATAGAGACCCTGAGGGAAATAGAGAGAATAACCGCTCAGCTTGGTGTGTATATAATATCCGACGAAGTGTATAAGGACCTTATATACGAAAGAGAGAACTATCATCTTCAGGGCGAACATGTGATAACGGTGAACTCTTTCTCGAAAACGTACGCCATGTGCGGTGTACGTGTCGGATACCTATGGAGCAGCGACCAGAAGGTAGCTGATGCCGTTATAGAGCTGAAAACCCACACTTCCATGAACACTAACCTTGTGGGACAGGATATGGCGCTTTGCGCGATGGCCGCGCCGAAAGAATATATTGTCAAGCAACAGGCGATATGGCGTGAGCGCCGGGACTTGATCTATAAGGGTTTCTGCGACCTGGGATTCGAACTATGGAAGCCGGAGGGCGCGTTCTATATATTACCCAAGTGTAAGAACGCCAGGGAGTTCATAACCACACTTTATTATGAACATAACGTGATCGCTTATCTGGGGGATTGGTTCGGCGCGCCGGGACATATCAGGCTAAGCTACGCTCTTGACAGCGCCCAGATAGAAGAAGGACTTAGCAGGATAAAGACCGCGATGAATAAGGTCGGTTGTTTGTAG